In Musa acuminata AAA Group cultivar baxijiao chromosome BXJ2-8, Cavendish_Baxijiao_AAA, whole genome shotgun sequence, one genomic interval encodes:
- the LOC135619283 gene encoding 1-aminocyclopropane-1-carboxylate oxidase-like, which produces MAIPVIDFSKLKGKQRAETLAQIANGCEEWGFFQLVNHGIPVELLDRVKKVCSECYRLRAKGFKGSKPVQLLNKLVEKEGEAADVKRLDNVDWEDVFLLQDDNEWPSNPPEFSEIMKEYREELRKLAEKVMEVMDENMGFENGYIKKVFSGNGEHQPFFGTKVSHYPPCPRLDLVNGLRAHTDAGGVILLFQDDQVGGLQILKDGKWIDVQPVANAIVINTGDQIEVLSNGRYKSVWHRVLTTSDGNRRSIASFYNPSLKATITPGISNDDAPALYPKFVFGDYMEVYVKQKFTAKEPRFDAVRAM; this is translated from the exons ATGGCCATTCCAGTCATTGATTTCTCAAAgttgaagggcaagcaaagagccGAAACTTTGGCACAGATTGCCAATGGATGTGAAGAATGGGGATTCTTTCAG CTGGTGAACCATGGGATTCCGGTGGAGCTTCTGGATCGCGTGAAGAAGGTATGCTCGGAGTGCTATCGGCTCAGAGCGAAGGGCTTCAAGGGATCCAAACCAGTGCAGCTGTTGAACAAACTGGTGGAAAAAGAAGGGGAAGCGGCCGATGTTAAGCGCTTGGATAACGTGGACTGGGAGGATGTTTTCCTTCTCCAGGACGACAACGAATGGCCGTCCAACCCTCCGGAGTTCAG CGAGATCATGAAGGAGTACAGGGAAGAGCTGAGGAAGCTGGCTGAGAAAGTGATGGAAGTAATGGATGAGAATATGGGGTTTGAGAATGGCTACATCAAGAAAGTATTTTCAGGAAACGGTGAGCACCAGCCCTTCTTCGGCACCAAGGTGAGCCACTATCCGCCATGCCCGCGCCTGGACCTCGTAAACGGCCTTCGCGCCCACaccgatgctggcggtgtcatCCTCCTCTTCCAGGACGACCAAGTTGGTGGCCTCCAGATCCTAAAAGATGGGAAGTGGATCGACGTGCAGCCTGTGGCCAATGCCATCGTCATCAACACCGGAGACCAGATCGAAGTACTCAGCAACGGTCGCTACAAGAGCGTGTGGCACCGCGTGCTCACGACCAGCGATGGCAACCGCCGCTCCATTGCTTCGTTCTACAACCCCTCCTTGAAGGCCACCATCACTCCGGGAATCAGCAACGACGACGCTCCAGCTTTGTACCCCAAGTTTGTTTTCGGGGATTACATGGAGGTGTACGTGAAGCAGAAGTTCACGGCCAAAGAGCCCAGGTTTGATGCAGTGAGAGCTATGTAA